The following are from one region of the Vibrio parahaemolyticus genome:
- a CDS encoding Lpp/OprI family alanine-zipper lipoprotein has product MNKTLIAAAATSVLLLAGCASSDDAATANAAKLDELSNQVSQLSQDVQSLQSDVQKSGDAAMAAQEEAARANERIDNIAQSYTK; this is encoded by the coding sequence ATGAACAAAACGTTGATCGCAGCTGCAGCAACTTCAGTACTTCTACTAGCAGGTTGTGCTTCATCTGATGACGCAGCAACAGCAAACGCAGCTAAACTAGATGAACTAAGCAACCAAGTTAGCCAACTAAGCCAAGACGTACAATCTCTTCAATCTGACGTTCAAAAATCAGGTGACGCAGCAATGGCTGCTCAAGAAGAAGCAGCACGTGCTAACGAGCGTATCGATAACATCGCTCAGTCTTACACTAAGTAA
- a CDS encoding prolyl oligopeptidase family serine peptidase, with the protein MKFTHVFLGLIVTSSFGATAADDFNWLRDDARKDERVLTYLTQQNRKTEQYQKGYQALTQDLLAQWETMVADKGEQPWSIVNGREWTLTRRDGRYVLLSRASQHAPENAVFDFAERQSAHQYYQLGQWHVSGDKLLFTEDIDGSEQYHAVVVDLLSGQSAELATHVDSGALLSQNGKMAYLVAKDKRTQRPHQILRISTESLAKTVVWNEYKSDWLLSFYRAADSRYAVLQSNNESTTEQKLVDLETGTVTDSLRVPEVGVEYYADVAKGHVYLNSNLEGKFALYQAELTPLSATWQRFTNPSEPLEQFYLYDAGVVALSKPNNVSTLTVYSYQGQEKVILPLEHDGNVAWLSTLGDFESNKIRIRSMSMTTPPQWEEFDVKTLTKSLYSQDAYQDFDSQHYVSKRIFIKHDGVSVPVSLAYRKDKLHAQSPVMIYGYGAYGFTMKPYFMPQVISLLDQGVIYAIAHVRGGGYFGDEWHEQGRGVRKANSIGDFVAVAKTLKTFERGNREVFAIGSSAGGTLVAGAVNRDPKLFSGVVLKVPFVDVVASMSDTSLPLTTQQYGEWGNPTKPEQLALMKAYDPILNIHKDAYPPMLVQVGLIDQRVPYWEGAKYLAKVSELSEHTGPYLLQTDFNSGHQMDPRQAQEQQAKEYAFLLSLINTSKAEQ; encoded by the coding sequence ATGAAATTTACTCATGTTTTTTTAGGGCTCATAGTTACCTCTAGTTTTGGCGCTACTGCCGCTGATGATTTTAACTGGCTGCGAGATGATGCTCGTAAAGATGAGCGAGTTCTTACCTACTTGACGCAGCAAAACCGCAAGACCGAACAGTATCAAAAAGGTTATCAGGCACTGACACAAGATCTGCTGGCACAGTGGGAAACCATGGTGGCAGACAAAGGCGAGCAGCCATGGTCGATTGTGAATGGACGAGAGTGGACGTTAACGCGTCGTGACGGTCGCTACGTGTTGTTATCACGTGCGAGTCAGCATGCACCAGAAAACGCGGTGTTTGATTTCGCTGAGCGACAATCGGCGCATCAATACTATCAACTTGGTCAGTGGCATGTGAGTGGCGATAAACTGCTTTTCACTGAGGATATCGACGGCAGCGAGCAATATCATGCCGTGGTTGTTGATTTACTCTCAGGCCAATCTGCGGAACTGGCAACGCACGTCGATAGTGGTGCACTGTTATCACAAAATGGAAAAATGGCGTACCTTGTAGCAAAGGACAAGCGTACCCAGCGACCTCATCAGATCCTACGTATTTCCACGGAGTCTTTGGCTAAAACAGTAGTATGGAATGAGTACAAATCAGATTGGTTACTCTCTTTTTATCGCGCGGCAGATAGCCGTTACGCTGTGCTGCAAAGCAACAACGAGTCAACAACAGAGCAGAAGCTTGTCGATCTAGAAACGGGCACCGTCACCGACTCATTGCGAGTGCCAGAAGTGGGCGTGGAATATTACGCAGATGTCGCGAAAGGGCATGTTTACCTCAACAGTAATCTTGAAGGAAAGTTCGCTCTTTACCAAGCCGAACTCACGCCGCTTAGCGCAACATGGCAACGCTTTACCAACCCTAGTGAGCCGCTTGAGCAGTTCTACCTTTATGATGCAGGAGTTGTGGCACTTAGTAAGCCAAACAATGTGTCGACGTTGACGGTGTATTCTTATCAAGGTCAGGAAAAAGTGATACTGCCATTGGAACACGATGGCAATGTCGCTTGGTTGAGCACGTTAGGCGATTTTGAGTCAAACAAGATTCGTATCCGAAGCATGTCGATGACCACGCCTCCTCAATGGGAAGAGTTTGATGTAAAAACGCTGACTAAATCTTTGTACTCTCAAGATGCTTACCAAGATTTTGATAGCCAACATTATGTTTCAAAACGAATTTTCATTAAGCACGATGGTGTTTCTGTTCCCGTCTCTTTAGCGTATCGCAAAGACAAATTACACGCACAATCACCCGTGATGATTTATGGCTATGGCGCATACGGTTTTACGATGAAACCGTACTTTATGCCTCAAGTCATAAGCTTGCTCGACCAAGGCGTGATTTACGCTATCGCCCATGTTCGTGGCGGTGGGTACTTTGGCGATGAGTGGCATGAGCAAGGCCGTGGTGTGCGCAAAGCCAATTCTATTGGCGACTTTGTCGCGGTCGCTAAGACGCTGAAAACGTTTGAACGCGGTAATAGAGAGGTTTTCGCCATTGGTTCTAGTGCTGGTGGCACGTTGGTCGCGGGAGCGGTTAATCGAGATCCTAAGTTGTTTTCAGGCGTCGTGCTTAAAGTGCCTTTTGTTGATGTGGTAGCCAGCATGTCGGATACCTCACTTCCGCTGACCACACAGCAGTATGGCGAATGGGGTAACCCAACCAAACCTGAGCAACTGGCACTAATGAAGGCGTATGATCCAATTCTCAACATTCACAAAGACGCTTACCCACCGATGCTGGTTCAAGTCGGTTTGATCGACCAGCGCGTGCCTTACTGGGAAGGTGCCAAGTATCTCGCCAAGGTTTCTGAGCTAAGTGAGCACACCGGGCCGTACTTGTTACAGACCGATTTTAACTCGGGTCATCAAATGGACCCACGACAAGCGCAAGAACAACAAGCAAAAGAATACGCCTTTCTTTTATCACTGATTAATACATCTAAAGCGGAGCAGTAA
- a CDS encoding DEAD/DEAH box helicase, translating into MENTLQFKDLGLDNRLLKNLKHYDFKKPTDIQKQAIPVAIAGKDLLASSKTGSGKTLAFVLPMLHKSLKTKSFSAKDPRAVILAPTRELAKQVYGELRSMLAGLSYDAALILGGENFNDQVKALRRYPKFIVATPGRLADHLEHRSLYLDGLETLILDEADRMLDLGFAPELRRIHNAAKHRRRQTLMFSATLDHAEVNDIASEMLNAPKRIAVGVSNEEHKDITQKFYLCDHLDHKEAILERVLSEAEYRQVIIFTATRDDTERLTAKLNEKKLKAVALSGNLNQTQRNTIMSQFERAVFKILVTTDVASRGLDIATVTHVINFDMPKHTEEYVHRVGRTGRAGNKGDAISLVGPKDWDSFKRIETYLQQDLAFSVFEDLKGKFKGLKPPKKDFRNKKATTKKARPQAKKVAKQPAKRDKSFYKNVSVGDDVFIPKKKPAAPSSEES; encoded by the coding sequence TTGGAGAATACTTTGCAATTTAAAGATCTAGGCCTAGACAACCGATTGTTGAAGAACCTAAAACACTACGATTTTAAAAAACCGACTGACATTCAAAAACAGGCTATTCCTGTTGCGATTGCAGGCAAGGATTTATTGGCATCTTCGAAAACGGGTTCGGGTAAGACTTTGGCGTTTGTATTGCCAATGCTTCACAAGTCACTGAAGACAAAATCGTTTTCAGCGAAAGATCCTCGTGCTGTGATTCTGGCTCCAACGCGTGAGTTGGCTAAACAAGTGTATGGCGAACTTCGCTCTATGCTGGCTGGTCTATCTTACGATGCAGCGTTGATTCTTGGTGGTGAGAACTTTAACGATCAAGTAAAAGCACTGCGTCGTTACCCGAAATTCATCGTGGCAACACCAGGACGTTTGGCTGACCACCTAGAGCACCGCTCTCTGTACCTTGACGGTTTGGAAACGCTGATTCTTGATGAAGCAGACCGTATGCTGGATTTGGGCTTTGCGCCTGAGCTACGTCGAATCCATAACGCGGCGAAGCACCGTCGTCGTCAAACGTTGATGTTCTCAGCAACGCTGGACCACGCAGAAGTGAACGATATTGCTTCTGAAATGCTCAATGCGCCAAAACGTATCGCAGTTGGCGTATCTAACGAAGAACACAAAGACATCACGCAAAAATTCTACTTGTGTGATCACCTTGATCACAAAGAAGCGATTCTGGAACGCGTACTTTCTGAAGCAGAATACCGCCAAGTGATCATCTTTACGGCAACGCGTGACGATACCGAACGTCTAACCGCGAAGCTGAACGAGAAAAAACTGAAGGCCGTTGCACTGAGTGGTAACTTGAACCAGACGCAGCGTAACACCATCATGAGCCAGTTTGAGCGTGCGGTGTTTAAGATTCTGGTAACGACTGATGTCGCTTCTCGTGGTTTGGATATTGCGACAGTGACTCACGTCATCAACTTCGATATGCCAAAGCATACAGAAGAATACGTGCACCGTGTTGGTCGTACTGGCCGTGCGGGTAACAAAGGTGATGCGATTTCTCTGGTTGGTCCAAAAGACTGGGATAGCTTCAAGCGTATCGAAACTTACCTACAGCAAGATCTTGCATTCTCAGTGTTTGAAGATTTGAAAGGTAAATTTAAAGGTCTGAAACCACCTAAGAAAGATTTCCGTAATAAGAAAGCGACGACGAAAAAAGCGCGTCCTCAAGCGAAGAAAGTGGCGAAGCAACCAGCTAAACGCGACAAGAGCTTCTACAAAAACGTATCGGTGGGTGATGACGTGTTCATCCCTAAGAAAAAGCCAGCGGCACCAAGCTCTGAAGAGTCATGA
- a CDS encoding Lcl domain-containing protein, translated as MKFQYSLIAVSLALVGCGGGSGGGDATAPSYNVAGTISAKGTLLDTPVCIDLNQNFVCDATEPSTKSDNAGEFSITSTNKNILTSPILAQVDQGDELTLNMMTPGRGLSKGNDINGVTTLIAALVIDGKTVSQAEQVLKDWLAHANVKLSGTVMSDPNASELEYIEQNTVGLLSKMKPEHITLGMATMAQTLSYNDKSLAAYLLSDVEVSELAAKLSSLSALGSVGNDTGTVLYYTVAKGHSNTATPQELFPGQDAEFGFDKLEKQAATGNGFKFVKLSATGEKLKVDATTWACTLDERTGLVWENKSADENSLQFKDRLFVYESEDFKPFSKDLEQVGCVNARDDICSTKQYIEHINQKSLCGITNWRLPDYQEFYDVLDFGETEKDASGVVYGMNFKFFPQQTLGSPYLEYGSVWFQAFTFTENDKVKTPEYLRMPLVTVRGADRGQSSSIEIYSDKKDPTADDSYQFPIRLVAEKGE; from the coding sequence ATGAAGTTTCAATATTCTCTCATTGCAGTCTCACTGGCCCTTGTTGGTTGTGGTGGCGGTTCTGGTGGTGGTGACGCAACGGCGCCAAGTTACAACGTAGCGGGAACCATTTCTGCGAAAGGTACGTTGTTAGATACACCAGTGTGCATCGACCTCAACCAGAACTTTGTGTGTGATGCGACTGAGCCGAGCACAAAAAGTGATAACGCAGGTGAGTTCTCGATTACCTCGACAAACAAGAACATTTTAACCAGTCCAATTTTGGCTCAGGTTGACCAAGGCGACGAGCTCACACTGAACATGATGACGCCGGGGCGTGGTTTGAGCAAAGGTAACGACATTAATGGCGTTACCACATTAATCGCAGCGCTGGTTATTGATGGTAAAACCGTCAGCCAAGCAGAACAAGTTCTAAAAGATTGGCTTGCACATGCTAACGTGAAACTGTCTGGCACCGTGATGTCGGATCCCAATGCGTCTGAGTTGGAATACATCGAGCAAAACACGGTCGGGTTGCTAAGCAAAATGAAGCCAGAACACATCACACTTGGCATGGCGACGATGGCGCAAACACTCAGCTATAACGACAAATCTCTCGCGGCGTACTTGTTGAGTGATGTGGAGGTCTCTGAGTTAGCGGCCAAGCTGTCTTCTTTATCTGCGCTTGGTTCGGTAGGTAACGATACGGGTACCGTTTTGTATTATACGGTCGCTAAAGGACATTCGAACACAGCGACGCCTCAAGAACTTTTCCCAGGACAAGATGCTGAATTTGGCTTTGACAAGTTAGAGAAGCAGGCGGCGACAGGTAATGGCTTCAAGTTTGTTAAGTTAAGTGCAACGGGCGAGAAGCTAAAAGTGGATGCAACCACTTGGGCTTGTACATTAGATGAGCGTACGGGTTTGGTTTGGGAAAACAAAAGTGCTGACGAAAATTCGCTTCAGTTTAAAGATCGTCTATTTGTTTACGAATCAGAAGACTTTAAGCCGTTTTCTAAAGACTTGGAACAGGTTGGCTGTGTCAACGCAAGAGATGATATTTGCTCAACTAAGCAATACATTGAGCACATCAACCAGAAGTCACTGTGTGGTATCACAAATTGGCGCTTACCGGATTATCAGGAGTTTTATGATGTTCTCGACTTCGGTGAAACAGAGAAAGATGCAAGTGGCGTCGTTTATGGAATGAATTTTAAGTTCTTCCCACAGCAAACGTTAGGTAGTCCTTATTTGGAATACGGTTCGGTTTGGTTCCAGGCGTTTACCTTTACTGAAAATGACAAGGTAAAAACGCCCGAGTACTTAAGAATGCCGTTGGTAACGGTTCGAGGTGCCGACCGTGGACAATCTAGCTCGATTGAGATTTATTCCGATAAAAAAGATCCAACAGCTGATGACTCATACCAATTTCCAATTCGTCTAGTTGCTGAGAAAGGAGAGTAA
- a CDS encoding proprotein convertase P-domain-containing protein: protein MKLKLLALSLALAGVQVTNAAQWDYPSAAVTVTNQAEALRYLQDNYASAGELKFRYQTRSQLGDHYNFDVWVDGQYQPQRTIVLSTNQDSQIERIFKSLEDTVIRNGDAMPAAELELPVRLEVTEPPALNSGELVTVPVSVFDPDLRTMQQQAAPDSAWNSLEDYPQPLQYVEKQIQVLQSDGKFYLANERVKQVDALALLPTPAVGAEPVRDTSSILPPEGVQSFADVKAMQSAQLGDNAFLQLMAFYHLDNSLQYLSSLSYDLFEEPLRFDGRGLALDNSSYYTGSRALMLGVGGVSPDAADADVILHELGHGIHYQIVPDWAYGHTGAIGEGVGDYWAGSASYRTQYLDAARRGQEFEIDTVFNWDGMFGVRRATRSLWNQRARYFEGAEYRAHESVGGELGDELWSTPLFQALKASVARYGDGSDRVFRDFDSIVLEGMYGVGRGVKMHDLAESTVFAATMLFPEKEYAQILKDSFAQHNLLKVPFNARYQSRYINAGETVELTLSHTGRSASVKGNWSLNNDTSKAVDVQLANSASFSANLPTGLTCGAPFESKVSVDYQFAEGLKAQSWQNVTALVNGIPLLLNKPKTIEDALTDASINSRGQEVQGNKIFVQTLSDKTQKIDDSFAVYLDIEHANLADLHITLTSPQGQSVVLFNHQPSQSGGFTGYFTVQHDSELQALVGEPSWGTWRLEVSDRVVGNSGALKAWGVSHFNQYQCGADTTSKSNGNGSGGSGSPWALFGLLVLSMLRVVRSRNNDSSKRR, encoded by the coding sequence ATGAAACTCAAACTTTTAGCGCTTTCTCTTGCGTTGGCAGGCGTTCAAGTGACGAACGCTGCGCAGTGGGATTACCCTAGCGCAGCTGTTACGGTCACGAACCAAGCCGAAGCGCTTCGCTACTTACAAGACAATTACGCTAGCGCTGGCGAACTTAAGTTTCGCTATCAGACCCGTTCTCAGCTTGGAGATCATTACAACTTTGATGTGTGGGTCGATGGTCAGTATCAACCGCAACGCACCATTGTGCTATCGACTAACCAAGACAGCCAAATCGAGCGTATTTTCAAAAGCCTTGAAGATACGGTTATTCGTAATGGCGATGCGATGCCAGCCGCAGAACTGGAATTGCCTGTTCGATTGGAAGTGACCGAGCCGCCAGCGTTGAACTCTGGTGAGTTAGTGACGGTTCCCGTCTCAGTGTTTGATCCTGATTTACGTACGATGCAGCAACAAGCTGCGCCTGATTCCGCTTGGAATTCGTTAGAGGATTATCCGCAGCCACTTCAATATGTTGAGAAGCAGATTCAAGTTTTGCAGTCTGACGGCAAGTTCTACCTAGCCAACGAGCGCGTTAAACAGGTGGATGCACTTGCATTACTGCCTACACCTGCGGTAGGTGCGGAGCCCGTACGCGATACAAGCAGTATTTTGCCGCCTGAAGGTGTTCAATCTTTTGCTGATGTAAAAGCGATGCAAAGTGCTCAGCTTGGCGACAATGCCTTTTTGCAGTTGATGGCGTTTTACCATCTTGACAACTCACTGCAGTACCTATCGAGCTTGAGCTATGACTTATTTGAAGAGCCGCTTCGTTTTGATGGACGTGGTTTAGCGCTAGACAACTCTTCTTACTACACAGGTTCGCGTGCGCTGATGTTAGGCGTGGGTGGAGTATCTCCGGATGCTGCGGATGCAGATGTGATTTTGCACGAGCTAGGACACGGGATTCACTATCAAATTGTTCCCGATTGGGCGTATGGCCACACTGGTGCGATTGGAGAAGGTGTCGGTGATTACTGGGCGGGCAGTGCGAGCTACCGAACACAGTATTTAGATGCGGCTCGCCGTGGTCAGGAATTTGAGATTGATACGGTGTTCAACTGGGATGGCATGTTTGGCGTTCGCCGCGCAACACGCAGTCTCTGGAACCAACGTGCTCGCTACTTTGAAGGAGCGGAATACCGAGCGCATGAAAGTGTTGGTGGTGAATTGGGCGACGAGTTGTGGTCGACACCTTTATTCCAAGCCTTGAAAGCGTCCGTTGCTCGTTATGGCGATGGTTCGGATCGTGTTTTCCGTGACTTTGACTCGATTGTGCTTGAAGGCATGTACGGCGTGGGTCGTGGTGTGAAAATGCATGATTTGGCGGAGTCCACCGTGTTTGCCGCGACAATGCTTTTCCCTGAAAAAGAGTACGCACAAATTCTGAAAGATAGCTTCGCACAGCATAACTTACTCAAAGTTCCTTTTAACGCCCGATATCAATCTCGTTACATCAACGCTGGGGAAACGGTCGAGTTGACGCTTTCTCACACCGGCCGATCTGCAAGCGTAAAGGGCAATTGGTCACTGAACAACGACACATCGAAAGCGGTCGATGTGCAACTGGCAAACTCGGCCTCATTCAGTGCCAACTTACCAACGGGGCTGACGTGTGGTGCACCGTTTGAATCTAAAGTTTCAGTGGATTATCAGTTTGCTGAAGGGCTTAAGGCGCAATCTTGGCAAAACGTGACGGCGCTAGTGAATGGCATTCCTCTACTTTTGAATAAGCCCAAGACTATCGAGGATGCGCTCACCGATGCGAGTATTAACTCGCGCGGTCAAGAAGTGCAAGGGAACAAAATTTTTGTTCAAACACTATCAGACAAAACGCAGAAAATTGATGACTCATTTGCCGTTTATCTCGATATCGAACACGCGAATTTAGCGGATTTACACATCACGTTGACGTCGCCACAAGGCCAGTCTGTAGTGCTGTTTAACCATCAGCCGAGTCAATCGGGTGGGTTTACGGGCTATTTCACGGTTCAGCACGATTCAGAGCTGCAAGCATTGGTTGGAGAGCCTAGTTGGGGAACGTGGCGACTAGAAGTCTCCGATCGGGTGGTCGGCAACTCGGGCGCACTAAAAGCGTGGGGTGTGAGTCACTTTAACCAGTATCAGTGCGGTGCTGATACCACTTCGAAAAGCAACGGCAATGGCTCGGGTGGGAGTGGCTCACCTTGGGCGCTCTTTGGCTTGCTTGTGCTTTCAATGTTGAGAGTGGTTCGCTCTCGTAATAACGATTCATCAAAAAGAAGATAA
- a CDS encoding DUF1566 domain-containing protein, translated as MKKLITALSLVLVSYASMAAQECSLDFVKSAPNSRYLYSDLGVVTDLKTGLTWMRCPVGMTWDMAQKACSGEAQKVTWQNALLTAEQIRNASGNHVLHNFADKKQWRLPNIKELVTLTERACFHPSMNGTAFESAYSLETGDLGSYIWSNTPGTDARQIMTFESVNGDVIGYSPEANQFSVLLVTDED; from the coding sequence ATGAAAAAACTTATTACCGCATTATCTCTTGTACTTGTTTCTTACGCGTCGATGGCCGCTCAGGAATGCTCTTTGGATTTTGTGAAGTCAGCGCCGAATTCTCGCTACTTATACTCTGATCTAGGTGTTGTAACAGATTTAAAAACAGGACTCACTTGGATGCGCTGCCCAGTTGGTATGACATGGGATATGGCTCAAAAGGCGTGTTCTGGGGAAGCTCAAAAAGTAACATGGCAAAACGCGCTGCTTACTGCGGAGCAAATTCGGAATGCCTCGGGCAACCATGTGCTACACAATTTTGCAGATAAAAAACAGTGGCGATTACCGAATATTAAAGAGTTAGTTACACTCACAGAGCGTGCGTGTTTCCATCCTTCAATGAATGGTACGGCGTTTGAAAGCGCATACTCGCTGGAAACTGGTGATTTAGGTAGCTATATCTGGAGCAACACGCCCGGCACCGACGCTAGACAAATCATGACGTTCGAAAGCGTGAATGGAGATGTTATTGGCTATTCTCCTGAGGCGAACCAGTTTTCAGTGTTGCTTGTCACAGACGAAGATTAA
- a CDS encoding TonB-dependent hemoglobin/transferrin/lactoferrin family receptor has translation MKLTPVSAAVLSVLAASQVHAKSDVFSMEEVVVTANRIEQPVSEVAGSVAVVTSEEIEQKGETELYDALRHESGVSVSGGAGRPQNITIRGMTGNRIMIIRDGIRSADGFGANDNNDKVGRDTFDLSNLESLEVVKGASSSVLGSGAIGGAVILKSKQPGEFLEDRDFYVDATGTYTGISNKYKGASNLAFRSGDTESLVNAAYWQGEETRNFSQDLYNRDLDGYSASYAINHFFSDEVMIKARAELYRQDQQRLEGSSSIQKDGKWHIEDFAEDESTEEYSAYLGAELTPLDPTWFEELDTKVYWRHTEVITDTNRLMNSTDANGLLIKRRELEHKTFTDSTVGLRADFKQTLHASSAEHKLAYGVEIASDYYQREDNQKVLDWTGSNASQKQPFAAARAYNIGLYFRDMIELEKWTLTGGLRFDAHRLSPDGQNDIGGYPLKDIDSSEISPSLSISREVRENNRVYLSYDHGYRAPEYDKAYGFVSHDFVPLTPFVIAPNMDLEAETSDSFEIGNKFDNGRAQLYVSAFYNKFQNFIDVVTTGQDNFGNYVKQYQNLHGVETYGAELSAAYAFTSSWKLSTKLGYVDGKDAEGEYVRSITPFEGNVGLNYQQQDFNAFATWNWAGSMDRVPSCQTSLGQKTECAQTEAWNTLDLGASYQITKDFRLSATIINLFDKEYIRYQDVAGIADESKRYSTEPGRYFTVNAKYIF, from the coding sequence ATGAAGCTTACCCCAGTGTCAGCGGCAGTACTTTCGGTACTAGCTGCCAGCCAAGTGCACGCCAAATCTGACGTTTTCTCTATGGAAGAGGTTGTGGTGACGGCGAATCGGATTGAACAACCTGTGTCTGAAGTAGCAGGAAGCGTTGCGGTTGTCACCAGCGAAGAGATTGAACAAAAGGGCGAAACAGAGCTTTATGATGCGCTGCGTCACGAGTCGGGGGTAAGTGTGTCGGGTGGCGCTGGTCGTCCACAAAACATCACGATTCGGGGCATGACGGGTAATCGCATTATGATCATTCGTGACGGCATTCGTTCTGCAGACGGTTTTGGTGCGAATGACAACAATGACAAAGTGGGCCGTGACACGTTCGATCTATCTAATCTTGAATCATTAGAAGTAGTGAAAGGGGCAAGCTCCTCAGTCTTGGGCTCTGGTGCCATTGGTGGCGCTGTGATTCTAAAATCCAAACAGCCTGGTGAGTTTTTAGAAGATCGTGACTTTTATGTTGACGCCACGGGCACTTATACGGGGATCAGCAATAAATACAAAGGCGCGAGCAATTTGGCATTTCGTTCTGGCGATACAGAAAGCTTGGTCAACGCGGCTTATTGGCAAGGTGAAGAGACGCGTAACTTCAGCCAAGATTTGTACAACCGCGATTTGGATGGTTACAGCGCGTCATACGCCATCAATCATTTCTTCAGTGATGAAGTGATGATCAAAGCGCGTGCCGAGCTCTATCGACAAGACCAACAACGCCTTGAAGGTTCGTCATCCATACAAAAAGATGGCAAGTGGCATATCGAAGACTTTGCAGAAGATGAATCGACAGAAGAATACAGTGCATATTTAGGTGCCGAGCTAACGCCGCTTGATCCAACATGGTTTGAAGAGTTGGATACCAAAGTTTATTGGCGTCATACCGAAGTGATCACAGACACCAATCGCTTAATGAACTCTACCGACGCCAATGGTCTGCTGATCAAGCGCCGCGAACTTGAGCACAAAACATTTACCGATAGCACCGTCGGTTTGAGAGCGGATTTCAAACAGACGCTTCACGCCTCATCGGCTGAGCACAAGTTAGCCTATGGCGTTGAGATAGCATCAGATTATTACCAACGTGAAGATAATCAGAAAGTCCTCGATTGGACGGGTTCCAACGCATCGCAAAAACAACCCTTTGCCGCTGCACGTGCTTACAACATTGGGCTTTATTTCCGTGACATGATTGAGCTGGAGAAATGGACATTGACTGGCGGTTTGCGTTTCGATGCGCACCGACTTTCACCTGATGGCCAGAATGATATCGGTGGATATCCATTGAAAGATATCGACAGTTCTGAAATTTCACCAAGCTTGTCGATTTCTCGTGAAGTGCGCGAAAACAACCGTGTTTACCTATCTTACGATCACGGCTATCGAGCGCCAGAATACGATAAGGCGTATGGCTTCGTAAGCCACGACTTTGTGCCGCTGACGCCTTTTGTTATTGCACCAAATATGGATCTAGAGGCTGAAACTTCGGACTCGTTTGAAATCGGTAACAAATTCGATAATGGCCGAGCGCAACTTTACGTTTCTGCGTTTTACAACAAGTTCCAAAACTTCATTGATGTTGTTACCACGGGTCAAGATAACTTCGGCAACTACGTCAAGCAATACCAAAACTTACACGGCGTTGAAACCTATGGCGCGGAGCTTTCTGCTGCGTATGCTTTCACATCGTCTTGGAAGCTAAGTACCAAGCTTGGTTATGTGGATGGAAAGGACGCTGAGGGCGAATACGTTCGTAGCATCACGCCTTTTGAGGGCAATGTTGGGCTGAACTACCAGCAACAAGACTTTAATGCGTTCGCGACGTGGAATTGGGCTGGTTCAATGGATCGTGTGCCGAGTTGCCAAACGTCGCTCGGACAAAAGACAGAATGCGCACAAACAGAGGCATGGAACACGCTCGATCTGGGGGCTAGTTACCAAATCACCAAAGATTTTCGTTTGAGTGCGACCATCATCAACCTGTTCGACAAAGAATACATTCGTTACCAAGACGTTGCTGGCATAGCAGATGAGAGCAAACGCTACTCAACGGAACCAGGTCGTTACTTTACGGTTAACGCGAAGTACATCTTTTAG